In the Thermoanaerobacterales bacterium genome, CGCTCGCCGGGGATCTGCTCCTGAGGGGTAAGGACCGCATCGGCGCGCCCCAATTCGATGTAGGCGCTGCGCTGCTCCAAACGCTGGATAACCCCCGTGATGATGTCCCCTTCCCGGCTGGAGAATTCCTCGTACACCAGGTTCCGCTCGGCCTCGCGGATCCGCTGCACAACGACCTGCTTCGCCGTCTGGGCGGCTATCCGCCCGAAGTTCCGGGGCGTGATCTCGGTCTCCACGATGTCCTCCAGTTCGTAGGAAGGGTTAATCCGACGCGCCTCGGCGAGCGAAATCTCGGTGTTGGGATCCTGGACCTCATCTACGACGGCACGCTTGCTGAAGACACGACATTCCCCGGTCCGCCGGTCGATATGCACCCGGGCGTTGGCCGAGGTGCCGAAGTTCCGCCGGTAAGCGGACAGCAGCGCGGCCTCAATGGCCTCGATCAGGACTTCCTGCGCGATCCCGCGCTCTTTCTCCAACGCATGGATGGCCTCAAGGAACTCACTGTTCATCTTTCACTGAACCTCCTGCGGGGGAATCGCCCCACTCAAAAACAAGACGGGTCACGGCAATGCTCTCCCATGGGACGAGGATGGGCTGTCCGTCGACCTCAAGATGCACGCCCTGAGCGTCGTGCCCCAAAAGGACTCCGGTAAATCTCTTCCGCCCGTTGACCGGTGCGAAGGTGGTCAGCTTGACCCGGCGTCCCCGGAAGCGTTCGTAGTCTGATGGCTTTTTAAGGGGCCGCTCCAGCCCGGGAGATGAGACCTCCAGAAAGTAGGCTTGCGGGATGAAATCCTCTTCGTCCAGGATGGGGCTGATGGCATTGGACACCGCCTCGCAGTCGTCAAGCCCTACCCCTTCGGGCTTATCAATAAAAAGACGGAGGTACCAGCGCCCTCCCTCTCTGCGGTACTCAACGTCGACCAGTTCGAGCCCGTACCGGGCGGCCACCGGGGCGGCCAGTTCGGCGACGCGGGCGGCGACTGTTGATGCCTGTGCCAACTTCATCCTCCTCGCGTAGGATTCAGGGCTAAGACGAAGGAGTGGGTCAAACCCACTCCTTCGGGAAAAAACGCTCGGCCACCAGGTCCTAAACCACGGTAAGTATAGCATAAGATGATCCGCCTTACAAGTCCCTACTTAAATCTATTCTTCCCGCCAGCTCACGACTTCATACCCCGCGCCGCCGATGGCCTCCGCCACGCGCGCCGCGAGTCCGGCGTCGGCAACCCTCACCCGCACCTCTCCGGACGGCAGGTCGACCCGCACCTCCCGCACCCCGGGCACCGCGCCGACCGCCTTCTCAACAGCAGCCTTGCAATGCCGGCAACTCATACCCTTAACATAGACAACGAGGGATCGCGACATAAGGATACCGCCTCCCGAACCGCGGCCTCAGCCGAGAAGACCGTTGAGTTTCTCGACCACCGTTTCCTTCGCCGTAAAGCCGACCTCTTGGGCCACAACCTTGCCCCCCTTGAAGAAGAGCAGGGTCGGGATCCCCCTGATGCCGAACTGCGCCGTAAGCTCTTTATTCTCGTCGACGTTCAGTTTGCCGACTTTGACACGCCCGGCGAACTCCTCG is a window encoding:
- the rimP gene encoding ribosome maturation factor RimP yields the protein MAQASTVAARVAELAAPVAARYGLELVDVEYRREGGRWYLRLFIDKPEGVGLDDCEAVSNAISPILDEEDFIPQAYFLEVSSPGLERPLKKPSDYERFRGRRVKLTTFAPVNGRKRFTGVLLGHDAQGVHLEVDGQPILVPWESIAVTRLVFEWGDSPAGGSVKDEQ
- the trxA gene encoding thioredoxin, whose product is MVIKLDQQNFEAEVLNSGEPVLVDFWAPWCGPCRSMAPVIEQVAEEFAGRVKVGKLNVDENKELTAQFGIRGIPTLLFFKGGKVVAQEVGFTAKETVVEKLNGLLG
- a CDS encoding cation transporter yields the protein MSRSLVVYVKGMSCRHCKAAVEKAVGAVPGVREVRVDLPSGEVRVRVADAGLAARVAEAIGGAGYEVVSWREE